In one Grus americana isolate bGruAme1 chromosome 1, bGruAme1.mat, whole genome shotgun sequence genomic region, the following are encoded:
- the LOC129197923 gene encoding cyclin-dependent kinase inhibitor 1-like isoform X1 produces MEMTTGSVYTCDGVAGEQHRGEKMEWRPGKTTHARRNLFGPVDHEQLQQDFQHMLRNSIEGAQQKWNFDFLRDTPAEGLLQWEELEGHEVPTFYHSCVVGDAWRPLQHLDGPLGREDKIQHFARVALTEKPKTSKKTGGKRILEGNKRRQTSLTDCYSAKKRVKTNVQAAAKKSTS; encoded by the exons ATGGAAATGACAACAGGCAGTGTATATACGTGTGAT GGAGTCGCTGGAGAGCAGCACCGGGGAGAAAAGATGGAGTGGAGGCCGGGGAAGACAACCCATGCCCGGAGGAACCTCTTTGGTCCTGTAGACCacgagcagctgcagcaggacttCCAGCACATGCTGCGCAACAGCATTGAGGGGGCCCAGCAGAAGTGGAACTTTGATTTCCTCCGGGACACGCCAGCGGAGGGGCTCCTGCAGTGGGAAGAGCTTGAGGGCCACGAGGTGCCCACCTTCTACCACAGCTGTGTGGTGGGAGATGCTTGGAGACCACTGCAGCACTTGGATGGgcccctgggcagggaggaCAAGATTCAGCACTTTGCCCGGGTAGCACTGACTGAGAAACCCAAAACTTCCAAGAAAACAGGGGGCAAGAGGATCTTGGAAGGGAATAAAAGACGACAGACATCTTTGACAG ATTGCTACTCGGCAAAGAAGAGAGTCAAAACGAATGTGCAAGCTGCTGCAAAGAAGTCAACTTCTTGA
- the LOC129197923 gene encoding cyclin-dependent kinase inhibitor 1-like isoform X2, translated as MEWRPGKTTHARRNLFGPVDHEQLQQDFQHMLRNSIEGAQQKWNFDFLRDTPAEGLLQWEELEGHEVPTFYHSCVVGDAWRPLQHLDGPLGREDKIQHFARVALTEKPKTSKKTGGKRILEGNKRRQTSLTDCYSAKKRVKTNVQAAAKKSTS; from the exons ATGGAGTGGAGGCCGGGGAAGACAACCCATGCCCGGAGGAACCTCTTTGGTCCTGTAGACCacgagcagctgcagcaggacttCCAGCACATGCTGCGCAACAGCATTGAGGGGGCCCAGCAGAAGTGGAACTTTGATTTCCTCCGGGACACGCCAGCGGAGGGGCTCCTGCAGTGGGAAGAGCTTGAGGGCCACGAGGTGCCCACCTTCTACCACAGCTGTGTGGTGGGAGATGCTTGGAGACCACTGCAGCACTTGGATGGgcccctgggcagggaggaCAAGATTCAGCACTTTGCCCGGGTAGCACTGACTGAGAAACCCAAAACTTCCAAGAAAACAGGGGGCAAGAGGATCTTGGAAGGGAATAAAAGACGACAGACATCTTTGACAG ATTGCTACTCGGCAAAGAAGAGAGTCAAAACGAATGTGCAAGCTGCTGCAAAGAAGTCAACTTCTTGA